Proteins from a genomic interval of Paenibacillus sp. FSL R5-0623:
- a CDS encoding YolD-like family protein, producing the protein MSKKLQQNGIFESSRMMLPEHREAYILHQEQLAPRTRPSLDAQAAEEMSRLLSNSMMLGDKVTITLFHEHDDIRYTGQVLRLDRPARTLRLLMEDGSRDIQMNLITDVALADE; encoded by the coding sequence ATGAGTAAAAAATTGCAGCAAAACGGTATCTTCGAGTCCTCACGCATGATGCTCCCCGAACACCGGGAAGCCTATATTCTTCATCAGGAACAACTTGCTCCCCGTACCCGCCCATCCCTGGATGCCCAAGCCGCGGAAGAAATGTCCCGGTTACTCAGCAACTCGATGATGCTTGGAGATAAGGTCACTATTACGTTGTTTCACGAACATGACGATATCCGTTACACGGGGCAGGTGCTTCGGCTGGACCGTCCTGCCCGTACCCTCAGACTACTGATGGAAGATGGGTCCCGGGATATTCAGATGAACCTCATTACAGATGTGGCCCTAGCCGATGAATGA
- the glsA gene encoding glutaminase A produces the protein MSNSTMERLNALLPEWLETSRLHTGQGKVASYIPELVKASQDELGIHIMDAEGNYVSAGDCGVPFTMQSISKVFTLILALMDHGEEAVFFNVGKEPTGDDYDSMVKLELVEPGIPFNPLINAGAITVSSLVGGDCKEEKSRRILEFFRKLAHNDRLGYNEEVFQSESESGHMNRSLGYFLKHNGVIKDDVEDVLAVYFRHCSIEVTCADLSRMSLVLAYNGTDPITGEELIPRRYVQIAKTFMTTCGMYNASGEFAIEVGLPAKSGVSGGILTLVPGQFGIGLVGPALNRKGNSIAGVHLLERLSKEFDWSFF, from the coding sequence ATGAGCAATTCAACCATGGAACGTCTGAATGCATTGCTGCCGGAGTGGCTGGAGACCAGTCGTTTGCACACCGGGCAGGGTAAGGTGGCTTCTTATATTCCAGAGCTTGTCAAAGCCTCTCAGGATGAGCTTGGTATACATATCATGGACGCCGAAGGGAACTATGTATCGGCAGGGGATTGCGGTGTCCCATTTACGATGCAAAGTATCTCCAAAGTATTTACCCTTATTCTGGCTTTAATGGATCATGGAGAAGAAGCTGTCTTCTTTAATGTAGGAAAAGAACCCACAGGCGACGATTACGATTCGATGGTTAAGCTTGAACTAGTCGAACCCGGTATTCCGTTTAATCCCTTGATTAATGCGGGTGCAATTACGGTGTCCTCGCTTGTTGGAGGAGACTGTAAGGAAGAGAAATCACGCCGCATTCTGGAGTTTTTCCGCAAACTGGCACACAATGATCGCCTGGGCTATAACGAAGAGGTGTTTCAGTCCGAATCGGAGAGTGGTCATATGAATCGTTCACTTGGCTACTTTTTGAAGCACAACGGAGTCATTAAGGATGACGTTGAAGACGTGCTTGCCGTGTATTTCCGTCATTGCTCCATTGAAGTGACGTGTGCAGATCTGTCTCGAATGTCACTCGTTCTGGCCTATAATGGAACAGATCCAATTACGGGAGAAGAACTCATCCCTCGTCGCTATGTTCAGATTGCCAAAACCTTCATGACCACCTGTGGTATGTATAATGCATCAGGCGAATTTGCCATCGAGGTTGGATTGCCCGCCAAAAGTGGAGTATCCGGAGGGATATTGACCCTTGTGCCGGGACAATTCGGCATAGGTCTTGTTGGCCCGGCTCTGAATCGCAAAGGCAACAGTATTGCCGGCGTGCATCTGCTCGAGCGTCTGTCGAAGGAATTTGACTGGAGCTTTTTCTAA
- a CDS encoding GNAT family N-acetyltransferase, whose product MKFIKYTQPDFDDYYALVSNMEVMKQITERAVPEQEARTQFESMLEFNERSTCGHYRVFSEDGAGVAYAKLIPDQEDPTRAEIGYMILPEHWGKGQGTSIASRLIIQAQAAGIGSLYAVIDPANAASRRILTRQNFVSTWTGDYDGLPGEILELNLQMKQ is encoded by the coding sequence ATGAAGTTCATTAAATACACACAACCTGATTTTGATGATTATTATGCGTTGGTTTCCAATATGGAAGTGATGAAACAGATTACAGAACGTGCAGTACCTGAGCAAGAGGCGAGAACGCAATTCGAGTCTATGCTGGAGTTTAATGAGCGTTCCACTTGCGGACATTACCGGGTATTTAGTGAAGATGGTGCCGGTGTGGCGTATGCCAAATTGATTCCAGATCAGGAGGACCCGACCAGGGCTGAGATAGGTTACATGATCCTGCCTGAACATTGGGGCAAAGGCCAAGGCACATCTATAGCGTCCCGGTTGATTATCCAGGCACAAGCCGCAGGAATTGGATCACTCTATGCAGTTATCGATCCGGCTAACGCTGCTTCCCGCCGGATTTTGACCAGACAGAACTTTGTATCCACCTGGACAGGCGATTACGATGGTCTTCCTGGTGAGATTTTGGAGTTAAATCTTCAAATGAAGCAATAA
- a CDS encoding OFA family MFS transporter — MNRWLIVLGTIIVQMGLGTIYTWSLFNQPLSDRFGWDVSSVAITFSITSFALAFATLFAGRLQERWGLQRLIRVAGVVLGLGLILSSQVTSLTLLYILAGFVVGFADGTAYITSLSNLIKWFPERKGLISGISVGAFGTGSLLFKYVNSALIGAVGPAQAFMYWGIIVLALVVAGSFLIREAVVREQAPASKEGSKQVVARHDYTVKEMLRTKEAYMLFVIFFTACMSGLYLIGIVKDIGVQLAGLDVATAANAVAMVAIFNTAGRIILGALSDKVGRMKVIAGALLVTAVAVMTLSLVPLTFGIFFACVAAVAFCFGGNITVFPAIVADYFGLKNQSKNYGVIYQGFGFGALAGSFISALLGGFHLTFIVIAVLCAVSLLLALIITPPGQGRRARQREKQMNLNPSSRAS; from the coding sequence ATGAACCGCTGGCTTATTGTTTTGGGGACCATCATTGTACAAATGGGTCTTGGAACCATCTATACTTGGAGTTTATTTAATCAACCGTTGTCTGATCGTTTCGGATGGGACGTCAGCTCGGTCGCGATAACTTTTTCAATTACCAGTTTTGCTTTGGCATTTGCCACATTATTTGCAGGACGGTTGCAGGAACGTTGGGGTCTTCAGCGCCTGATCCGTGTAGCCGGGGTTGTGCTTGGGCTGGGTCTGATTCTGAGTTCTCAAGTCACCTCGTTAACACTGCTGTACATTTTGGCTGGATTTGTTGTTGGTTTTGCAGATGGTACGGCGTACATTACGTCACTGTCTAATCTGATCAAATGGTTCCCGGAGCGCAAAGGTCTGATCTCGGGGATCTCGGTCGGCGCCTTTGGTACCGGTAGTTTATTGTTCAAATATGTGAACTCGGCATTGATTGGTGCCGTCGGTCCTGCTCAGGCATTTATGTACTGGGGCATTATCGTTCTGGCTCTGGTCGTTGCGGGATCATTCCTGATTCGTGAAGCGGTTGTTCGTGAACAGGCTCCGGCAAGCAAGGAAGGATCCAAACAAGTCGTAGCACGTCATGACTACACGGTCAAAGAGATGCTGCGTACAAAAGAAGCGTACATGCTGTTTGTTATTTTCTTCACGGCGTGTATGAGTGGCCTGTATCTGATCGGTATTGTCAAAGATATCGGTGTACAGCTCGCTGGACTTGATGTAGCTACCGCTGCAAACGCAGTGGCCATGGTTGCAATCTTTAACACGGCAGGACGTATTATTCTCGGTGCGCTGTCGGATAAAGTAGGACGAATGAAAGTCATCGCTGGTGCGCTGCTGGTTACAGCCGTAGCTGTCATGACACTTAGTCTGGTTCCACTGACCTTCGGGATTTTCTTCGCCTGTGTCGCGGCCGTTGCATTCTGCTTCGGCGGTAACATTACAGTATTCCCGGCGATTGTGGCCGATTACTTCGGACTGAAGAATCAGAGCAAAAACTATGGTGTCATCTATCAGGGATTTGGATTTGGTGCTTTGGCTGGATCATTCATCAGCGCCCTGCTGGGCGGATTCCATCTAACCTTCATCGTAATTGCTGTACTCTGCGCTGTTTCATTACTGCTGGCACTGATCATTACCCCTCCGGGTCAAGGTCGTCGTGCACGTCAGCGTGAAAAACAGATGAACCTTAACCCTTCATCACGGGCAAGCTAA
- a CDS encoding LytTR family DNA-binding domain-containing protein: MRALIVEDEILASEELNYLIQEHSQIEVVDRLEDGLDVLKFLQEQEIDVIFLDINIPSLDGMMLAHHIGKFAIKPYIVFTTAYKEHAAEAFELEAFDYILKPYDEKRIAAMLHKLELAFKRDHAPVEQHVEDGPATLVDGSATQGDLLRERDTNSHTDRRINLLRNDNIIVTDTADIYYAEAQEKVTKVYTKNGEFTMPVSISDFHSRLPQDTFFRCHRSYVVNLSQIREIVPWFNNTYLLRLRDLEAEVPVSRGKVKEFRQLMRI; the protein is encoded by the coding sequence ATGAGAGCTCTTATTGTGGAAGACGAGATTCTGGCAAGTGAGGAATTGAATTATTTAATCCAGGAACATAGTCAGATTGAGGTGGTGGATCGCCTTGAAGACGGGCTGGATGTACTGAAGTTTTTGCAGGAACAAGAAATTGACGTCATTTTCCTCGATATTAATATTCCCTCGCTGGATGGCATGATGCTGGCCCATCATATTGGGAAGTTTGCAATTAAACCCTATATTGTATTTACTACGGCGTACAAGGAACATGCAGCAGAAGCTTTTGAGTTGGAGGCGTTTGATTATATTCTGAAGCCGTATGACGAGAAACGAATTGCTGCAATGCTCCATAAACTGGAGCTCGCATTCAAACGTGATCATGCGCCGGTGGAGCAACATGTTGAGGATGGACCAGCTACTCTGGTGGACGGATCTGCTACACAGGGAGATCTGTTACGAGAACGAGATACGAATTCCCATACAGACAGAAGAATTAATCTGCTGCGGAATGACAATATTATTGTTACGGATACGGCAGATATCTACTATGCGGAAGCGCAAGAGAAAGTGACGAAGGTATATACCAAAAATGGGGAGTTCACCATGCCAGTGAGCATATCGGATTTTCACAGCCGTCTGCCACAGGATACGTTCTTTCGCTGCCACCGTTCGTACGTCGTAAATCTGTCGCAAATTCGTGAAATTGTACCTTGGTTTAACAATACGTATCTGCTCCGTCTGCGCGATTTGGAAGCTGAAGTGCCCGTGAGTCGTGGGAAGGTCAAAGAATTCAGGCAACTCATGCGCATCTAG
- a CDS encoding sensor histidine kinase: MLLGLFERAALLIIFLFFLSRVPRFRQILQKGKLRWQEYIAVTLLFCAFAIFGTYTGINVEGSLVNVRIIAVLSGGILFGAPVGIITGIISGVHRYLIDMDGVTAIPCLITSILAGLVSGYIHKYTPKPKRWIIGIGAGMICEALTMLLILLFSYPDPLGADIVSQIALPMILGEVNIGLIVLLVQSVEGEKEMIAARQAKLALEIANKTLPYFRSIDEESLRKICRIIQEDIQADAVAITDTRNVLAYVGFGEERYHIGNEIISEMTKKTISSGEITISNDVIDEKTPDIHSLLIIPLKERGDITGALKIYYRKAYKITYPLQTMAVGLSQIISTQMEVSRVEEIKAAANKAELRALQTTIHPHFLFNALNAIASSIRTKPDRARELIVNLSGYMRYNLELSDELIDIHKELEQVRNYVEIEKARFGSRLNVIYDIDEVAVHIPSLVIQPLVENAIIHGILKVKGPGTVRIRVQDYPEFVRISVSDTGAGISADIIERVYHDRMPGNQIGLYNVHRRVKLIYGQGVTITRLEQGTDILFDVPKGDVVTR; the protein is encoded by the coding sequence ATGCTGCTGGGTTTATTTGAACGGGCGGCGCTGTTGATTATATTTTTATTCTTTCTTTCGAGGGTGCCAAGGTTTAGGCAGATTCTACAAAAGGGGAAATTAAGGTGGCAGGAATATATTGCGGTTACCTTGTTATTCTGTGCTTTTGCCATTTTCGGGACATATACGGGCATTAATGTTGAAGGTTCACTGGTGAACGTGCGGATCATCGCCGTGTTATCGGGTGGTATTTTGTTCGGAGCGCCTGTGGGTATTATTACGGGTATTATATCTGGGGTGCATCGATATTTGATTGATATGGATGGAGTCACAGCTATACCTTGTCTGATCACAAGTATCCTGGCAGGTCTGGTATCTGGATATATACATAAATACACGCCCAAGCCTAAGCGATGGATTATCGGTATTGGTGCCGGAATGATCTGTGAAGCGCTCACGATGTTATTAATCCTGCTATTTTCCTATCCCGATCCACTGGGTGCCGATATTGTCTCGCAGATTGCGCTGCCTATGATTCTGGGTGAAGTCAACATTGGGCTGATTGTGCTCTTGGTGCAGAGTGTTGAAGGGGAAAAGGAAATGATTGCAGCTCGTCAGGCGAAGCTGGCGCTGGAGATTGCAAACAAAACCTTGCCGTATTTCCGTTCGATTGATGAGGAGTCTCTGCGCAAGATCTGCCGAATTATTCAGGAGGATATCCAGGCTGATGCGGTTGCGATTACGGATACCCGGAATGTACTGGCTTACGTAGGATTTGGTGAGGAACGATATCATATTGGTAATGAGATTATTAGTGAGATGACAAAGAAGACGATATCCAGCGGGGAGATTACGATCAGCAATGATGTGATTGATGAAAAAACACCCGATATCCACTCGTTGTTAATCATTCCGCTCAAAGAACGAGGAGACATCACAGGTGCGCTCAAAATCTATTATCGCAAAGCGTACAAAATTACGTATCCATTACAAACGATGGCTGTAGGTCTGTCGCAGATCATCTCGACCCAGATGGAGGTATCACGGGTAGAAGAGATCAAGGCTGCTGCGAACAAAGCAGAGCTCCGTGCCTTACAGACGACCATTCATCCTCATTTTCTGTTTAATGCGCTAAATGCGATTGCATCGTCCATCCGAACCAAACCAGATCGTGCGCGGGAGCTGATTGTGAACCTATCCGGGTATATGCGCTACAATCTGGAGCTGTCGGATGAGTTAATTGATATTCATAAGGAACTGGAGCAGGTCCGTAATTATGTAGAGATTGAGAAAGCTCGCTTTGGTAGTCGGCTTAACGTGATCTATGACATTGATGAGGTCGCGGTGCATATTCCGAGTCTTGTTATCCAACCGCTCGTCGAAAATGCAATTATTCATGGCATTCTCAAGGTCAAAGGACCTGGGACTGTTCGAATTCGGGTACAGGATTATCCGGAGTTTGTACGAATCAGTGTCAGTGATACAGGAGCAGGCATCAGTGCAGATATTATTGAACGTGTCTACCATGACCGTATGCCTGGTAACCAGATCGGGCTATATAATGTGCATCGCCGGGTCAAGCTTATCTACGGACAAGGTGTAACCATTACTAGGCTGGAACAAGGAACCGATATTTTATTTGATGTGCCCAAAGGAGATGTCGTAACAAGGTGA
- a CDS encoding stage VI sporulation protein F, whose protein sequence is MGYQQYGISPQLVERIKLKMKNPAVKERIKKLIDGVTKSDLQDKAKVRRLVKSSAVIMNENFSPAQEEQFVAFVLAQKIDPNNTFHLIKLWGMFR, encoded by the coding sequence TTGGGTTATCAACAATATGGAATTAGTCCGCAGCTGGTGGAGCGGATCAAATTAAAGATGAAAAATCCCGCTGTCAAAGAGCGTATCAAAAAGTTGATTGATGGCGTAACCAAGTCTGATCTGCAAGATAAGGCCAAGGTCAGAAGGTTGGTCAAGTCTTCAGCTGTCATTATGAATGAGAATTTCTCTCCGGCGCAGGAGGAGCAATTTGTTGCGTTTGTACTCGCGCAGAAGATTGATCCGAACAATACGTTTCATTTGATTAAGCTGTGGGGGATGTTTAGGTAG
- the recG gene encoding ATP-dependent DNA helicase RecG, whose translation MKLEEISVKQINGVSALKEGELHAFGISTVKDLLEYYPFRYEDYRLRSLSEVKDGDKITVQGQVMGIPVLQRYGKKSRLTCKIMTEEWMITATWFNRHFLKEQLTPNREIVITGKWEQKRMQMTVTDSEFPDKGDGRSGTLQPVYSVTGKLTQQWMRKTINQGLIQFGDMIPEILPQSLMKKYSLMPRKQAIAGIHRPQDNREGQQARQRMVYEELFLFQLKMQAYRALNRNRMDGVVHTTDNTTIREFVRSLPFELTDAQKKVELEILHDMRSPYAMNRLLQGDVGSGKTVIAAIALYTTVRSGFQGALMVPTEILAEQHMRSLQKLFEPFGVTVGLLTGSVNGRKRKDLIASLQMGMIDIVVGTHALIQEDVFFRDLGLVVTDEQHRFGVNQRSVLRRKGYNPDVLTMTATPIPRTLAITAFGDIEVSTISERPKGRIPISTYWVKHDMMERVLGFISREVEQGRQAYLICPLIEESEKLDVQNAIDLHVQMQQNFPKYRVGLLHGRMTAAEKEEMMRDFYSNDIQLLVSTTVVEVGVDVPNATLMVIMDADRFGLSQLHQLRGRVGRGAHASYCVLIADPKTEVGQERMKVMTETEDGFEVSRRDLDLRGPGDFFGTKQSGLPEFRLADMVADFAVLEQARDDVTHLIEDATFWTSMDYAPLRDFLQQQQVFKGDLID comes from the coding sequence ATGAAATTGGAAGAAATATCAGTTAAGCAAATTAACGGCGTGAGTGCTCTCAAAGAGGGAGAGCTTCACGCCTTTGGCATCTCTACTGTTAAAGATCTGCTTGAGTACTATCCGTTCCGTTACGAGGATTATCGTCTGCGTTCACTTAGTGAAGTGAAGGATGGGGACAAGATTACGGTCCAGGGACAGGTGATGGGTATTCCTGTATTACAACGATACGGTAAAAAGTCCCGTCTGACCTGTAAGATCATGACGGAAGAGTGGATGATTACAGCAACGTGGTTTAATCGCCATTTCCTCAAAGAGCAGCTTACGCCCAATCGGGAGATTGTGATCACAGGGAAATGGGAACAAAAACGTATGCAGATGACGGTCACTGACTCGGAGTTCCCCGATAAAGGGGATGGGCGTTCAGGTACACTGCAACCTGTATACTCGGTAACCGGCAAGCTGACGCAACAATGGATGCGGAAAACGATCAATCAGGGATTAATCCAATTCGGAGATATGATTCCTGAGATTCTGCCTCAGTCCTTGATGAAGAAATACAGCTTGATGCCTCGTAAACAAGCGATTGCTGGAATTCATCGTCCACAGGACAACCGGGAAGGTCAACAGGCCAGACAGCGGATGGTGTATGAAGAGCTGTTTCTGTTCCAGTTGAAAATGCAGGCGTATCGCGCGCTCAACCGGAATCGCATGGATGGTGTAGTGCATACCACGGACAATACGACGATTCGTGAGTTTGTTCGCAGTTTACCTTTTGAATTAACAGATGCTCAGAAAAAGGTGGAGCTTGAAATTCTGCATGATATGCGTTCGCCCTATGCAATGAATCGGTTATTGCAGGGTGATGTAGGATCGGGTAAAACGGTTATTGCGGCAATTGCACTATACACGACTGTTCGATCTGGGTTCCAAGGGGCTCTGATGGTGCCTACGGAGATTCTGGCGGAGCAGCATATGCGTTCACTGCAAAAGCTGTTTGAACCGTTTGGGGTAACCGTAGGGCTGTTAACGGGCAGTGTAAATGGGCGTAAACGTAAAGATCTGATCGCCTCGTTGCAAATGGGCATGATTGATATCGTGGTGGGTACACACGCCCTGATTCAGGAAGATGTTTTCTTCCGTGATCTGGGTCTTGTGGTGACGGACGAGCAGCATCGCTTCGGGGTGAATCAGCGCAGCGTTTTACGACGCAAAGGATATAATCCGGATGTGTTAACAATGACGGCAACGCCTATTCCGCGTACACTGGCCATTACCGCTTTTGGGGATATTGAGGTATCCACGATCTCGGAGCGTCCGAAAGGACGGATTCCCATCTCCACGTATTGGGTTAAACACGATATGATGGAGCGGGTGCTCGGGTTTATCTCCAGAGAAGTGGAACAGGGGCGTCAGGCTTATCTAATCTGTCCGCTCATTGAAGAGTCGGAGAAGCTGGATGTGCAGAATGCCATTGATCTGCATGTGCAGATGCAGCAGAACTTTCCAAAATATCGTGTAGGTCTGTTGCATGGACGGATGACAGCCGCGGAGAAAGAAGAGATGATGCGAGACTTCTACAGCAATGATATTCAGTTGCTTGTCTCCACCACCGTTGTCGAGGTCGGGGTCGATGTGCCAAATGCCACGTTGATGGTCATTATGGACGCGGACCGCTTCGGTCTCTCCCAGTTGCATCAGCTTCGTGGTCGGGTCGGTCGTGGTGCGCATGCTTCCTATTGTGTACTCATTGCTGATCCCAAGACGGAGGTCGGACAGGAACGTATGAAGGTTATGACGGAAACGGAGGATGGATTCGAGGTATCCCGGCGTGACCTGGATCTCCGGGGGCCGGGTGATTTCTTTGGTACCAAACAGAGCGGATTGCCCGAGTTCCGTCTTGCCGACATGGTTGCCGATTTTGCTGTGCTCGAACAAGCCAGAGATGACGTGACCCATTTAATTGAGGATGCGACCTTCTGGACCTCTATGGACTATGCACCTCTGCGTGATTTCCTGCAGCAACAGCAAGTATTCAAGGGTGATCTGATTGACTAA
- a CDS encoding DegV family protein: MSHKVAIVTDSTADIPEELIRKYGIHIVPLRVLFGEETYADGVDLTSEQFYEKLKKVSVLPTTSQPSPTDFMNVYQTLLDENPERPIVSIHLSSGMSGTYQSAMLGKSLLEREGDITVLDSKSASYGYGLMVVQAAELAEKGKSAVEITTAIEGMQQSRKLFFLVDTLEYLQKGGRIGKASAILGTLLNIKPILSIDEEGVIYAVEKVRGHKKAMARIIELFQKDLAGKRVNLAVGHTADPGSAIACAEQLRGHFTLNEVIYTNIGAVIGSHVGPGVIAIFMWPVPE, encoded by the coding sequence ATGAGCCACAAGGTTGCGATAGTAACAGACAGTACGGCAGATATTCCTGAAGAACTCATTCGCAAATACGGGATTCACATTGTTCCGCTGCGTGTACTGTTCGGGGAAGAAACATATGCAGATGGCGTTGATCTGACTTCGGAACAGTTCTACGAAAAGTTGAAGAAGGTATCTGTGTTGCCTACAACTTCACAGCCATCTCCAACTGACTTCATGAATGTGTACCAAACACTTCTTGATGAGAACCCGGAACGCCCGATTGTATCGATCCACCTGTCATCCGGCATGAGTGGTACCTACCAATCGGCCATGCTTGGCAAGTCTTTGCTGGAGCGTGAGGGTGACATCACCGTGCTGGATTCGAAGTCAGCATCGTATGGATACGGTCTAATGGTAGTACAGGCTGCTGAACTTGCCGAAAAGGGTAAGTCAGCAGTCGAAATCACTACTGCCATTGAAGGGATGCAACAATCTCGCAAATTGTTCTTTCTCGTGGATACCCTTGAGTATCTGCAAAAAGGTGGTCGGATTGGCAAAGCTTCAGCCATTTTGGGAACGTTGCTTAACATTAAGCCAATCCTGTCTATTGATGAAGAAGGCGTTATCTACGCAGTTGAGAAAGTCAGAGGTCATAAAAAAGCAATGGCACGCATTATTGAGCTGTTCCAGAAGGATCTTGCAGGCAAACGGGTTAACCTGGCGGTAGGTCATACCGCTGACCCGGGATCAGCGATCGCTTGTGCAGAGCAGCTGCGGGGTCATTTTACACTGAATGAAGTGATCTATACCAATATTGGAGCCGTAATAGGCAGTCATGTTGGACCGGGTGTCATTGCGATCTTTATGTGGCCTGTTCCGGAATGA
- a CDS encoding DAK2 domain-containing protein, whose amino-acid sequence MSIRSLNGTDFTAMVLAGAEQLGQHAEHVNSLNVFPVPDGDTGTNMNLTMSAGVAEIKRKSSASIGEAAGILSKGLLMGARGNSGVILSQLFRGFSRSAAPYEELNTLQFAAALQNGVDAAYKAVVKPVEGTILTVAKEAAKHANYYARRTNDITELMNEVLLKAKEALAMTPELLPVLKQVGVVDSGGQGLVYIYEGFMEVLLQSDGVSRTSLNKEVTPSLAAPALKPAAPTEVDIKKPAQQQVIAPEMPLSAQARLETEDIEFLYDMEFFINRELGENAGVAFDDEAFRKALSVNGDSIIIIADDEVIKVHVHSKTPGDVLNLALHYGEITQIHILNMREQHRDLLTAGMDIAPSPELFAEIPPEAARSMEEAVLPADEMAPYGFIAVSSGDGIAEIFQSLGVDVVLSGGQTMNPSTEDFVKAVRSISAEQVFILPNNSNIVLAAEQARELLEDERRVTVIPSKTIPQGMAAAFAFQEDESVETNRDQMLEAISRVQSGQVTHAVRDTQYDELDIKAGHYIGIHNSKIVATDETMLQACEGLLKQMMESGDEVVTILEGDEADPEVTAALAAWLEVQYPDAEVEVHLGGQPVYYYLFSVES is encoded by the coding sequence TTGAGTATACGTTCTTTAAATGGAACAGATTTCACCGCAATGGTACTTGCCGGAGCGGAACAACTTGGACAGCATGCAGAGCACGTCAATTCCCTGAATGTTTTCCCTGTGCCGGATGGTGACACGGGAACGAACATGAATTTGACAATGAGTGCAGGAGTCGCAGAGATTAAAAGAAAAAGTTCTGCCTCCATCGGCGAAGCTGCCGGTATTCTATCGAAAGGCCTGCTTATGGGCGCACGGGGGAATTCAGGAGTTATTCTGTCGCAATTGTTCCGTGGTTTTAGCCGTTCAGCTGCTCCCTATGAGGAACTGAATACGCTCCAATTTGCAGCAGCCCTGCAGAACGGTGTTGACGCAGCTTACAAAGCAGTCGTAAAGCCCGTTGAAGGGACCATTCTTACCGTAGCCAAGGAAGCGGCGAAACATGCCAACTACTACGCAAGACGGACGAATGATATTACTGAATTAATGAATGAAGTTTTGTTAAAAGCAAAAGAAGCACTGGCAATGACTCCGGAATTACTGCCTGTACTGAAACAGGTGGGTGTTGTGGATTCAGGTGGTCAGGGGCTTGTATATATCTACGAGGGCTTTATGGAAGTATTGCTGCAAAGTGACGGAGTGAGTCGTACTTCGCTGAACAAAGAAGTAACCCCATCCTTGGCAGCACCTGCTTTGAAACCGGCTGCACCGACAGAAGTGGATATCAAGAAGCCTGCACAGCAGCAGGTGATTGCACCGGAGATGCCATTGTCTGCTCAGGCGAGATTGGAAACGGAAGATATTGAGTTCCTTTATGATATGGAATTTTTCATTAACCGTGAGCTTGGAGAGAACGCAGGAGTGGCATTTGATGACGAAGCATTCCGGAAAGCGTTGTCAGTTAATGGAGATTCGATCATTATTATTGCCGATGATGAAGTCATCAAAGTTCATGTCCATTCCAAGACACCAGGCGATGTATTAAACCTGGCGCTGCATTATGGTGAGATTACACAGATTCATATTCTCAATATGCGTGAACAGCATCGGGATCTCCTCACAGCAGGCATGGACATTGCTCCATCACCTGAATTGTTTGCAGAGATTCCACCTGAGGCAGCGCGCAGTATGGAAGAGGCTGTGCTTCCTGCAGATGAGATGGCACCGTATGGTTTTATTGCGGTATCCTCCGGTGACGGTATAGCAGAGATCTTCCAAAGTCTTGGCGTTGATGTCGTTCTGTCCGGTGGACAGACGATGAATCCGAGTACTGAGGATTTTGTAAAAGCCGTTCGTTCCATTTCTGCGGAGCAGGTGTTTATACTCCCGAATAACTCGAATATTGTACTGGCTGCGGAGCAGGCTCGTGAACTGCTTGAAGATGAGCGCCGGGTTACGGTTATTCCAAGCAAAACCATTCCACAGGGGATGGCTGCTGCCTTTGCTTTCCAGGAAGATGAGTCTGTGGAAACAAACCGTGATCAAATGTTGGAGGCCATTAGCCGGGTTCAGTCCGGTCAAGTGACTCATGCGGTTCGTGATACGCAATATGATGAACTGGATATCAAGGCAGGGCACTATATCGGTATTCATAACTCCAAAATTGTAGCGACGGATGAAACCATGCTTCAAGCATGTGAAGGTCTGCTCAAACAGATGATGGAGAGTGGAGATGAAGTGGTGACAATCCTTGAAGGGGACGAAGCTGACCCTGAGGTTACTGCTGCCCTCGCTGCATGGCTTGAAGTACAGTATCCTGATGCTGAGGTAGAGGTACATCTTGGAGGACAGCCTGTGTATTATTATCTGTTCTCCGTAGAGTCCTAA
- the rpmB gene encoding 50S ribosomal protein L28: protein MSRKCYVTGKKPGTGNHVSHANNRNRRTWGVNVQKVRILVDGKPKRVYVSTRALKAGKVTRV from the coding sequence ATGTCTCGCAAATGTTATGTGACAGGTAAGAAACCGGGCACCGGTAACCACGTATCCCACGCTAACAACCGTAACCGTCGTACTTGGGGCGTAAACGTTCAGAAGGTCCGCATTCTCGTTGACGGCAAACCAAAACGTGTATACGTAAGCACCCGTGCACTGAAAGCCGGTAAAGTGACTCGCGTATAA